One genomic segment of Aliarcobacter cibarius includes these proteins:
- a CDS encoding endonuclease/exonuclease/phosphatase family protein, with amino-acid sequence MNLKIGTFNLFQFCSPSFSFYTKKEKFSKEDFQEKKSWIKEQILKMNCDFIGFQEVFSQDELKDLVLECGFKEFIVVDEPKLDDKNQVFKTTTIGFASKFPIKQVEKVSRADNFTFAREPIKAIISLENDLNLTIYVAHLKSNRLNEFEYKFTQNSTFEEKIEKFHIAQKNNYSLSLKQRIDEAKTLHFDIKREKNPSILVCDLNDKEFSITIEALTNKRFYIKDLKKDDYILFDSYYLAPKEIYNPHPEAKEIKRTPTSYFVGYGNTLDFIFVSKNLKNSIKKYKVFDEHLQKNKNGSLKQSDHAQVICEIEI; translated from the coding sequence ATGAATTTAAAAATAGGAACTTTTAATCTCTTTCAATTTTGTTCACCTTCTTTTTCTTTTTATACAAAAAAAGAGAAATTTTCAAAAGAAGATTTCCAAGAGAAGAAAAGTTGGATAAAAGAACAAATATTAAAAATGAATTGTGATTTTATAGGTTTTCAAGAAGTTTTTTCTCAAGATGAATTAAAAGATTTAGTTTTAGAGTGTGGATTTAAAGAGTTTATTGTGGTTGATGAACCAAAATTAGATGATAAAAATCAAGTTTTTAAAACTACAACCATTGGATTTGCAAGTAAATTTCCTATAAAACAAGTAGAAAAAGTTTCAAGAGCTGATAATTTTACTTTTGCAAGAGAACCTATAAAAGCTATTATCTCTTTAGAAAATGATTTAAATCTAACTATTTATGTGGCTCATTTAAAATCAAATAGATTAAATGAGTTTGAATATAAATTTACACAAAACAGTACCTTTGAAGAAAAAATAGAGAAGTTTCATATAGCTCAAAAAAACAACTATTCTCTCTCTCTTAAACAAAGAATAGATGAAGCAAAAACTCTACACTTTGATATAAAAAGAGAAAAAAATCCCTCTATTTTAGTTTGTGATTTAAATGACAAAGAGTTTTCAATAACTATTGAAGCTTTAACAAATAAGAGATTTTATATTAAAGATTTAAAAAAAGATGATTATATTCTTTTTGATAGCTACTATTTAGCCCCAAAAGAGATCTACAATCCACATCCTGAAGCTAAAGAGATAAAAAGAACACCTACAAGCTATTTTGTAGGATATGGAAATACTCTTGATTTTATTTTTGTGTCAAAAAATTTAAAAAATAGTATCAAAAAATATAAAGTCTTTGATGAACATTTACAAAAAAACAAAAATGGAAGTTTAAAACAAAGTGACCATGCTCAAGTTATTTGTGAAATAGAGATTTAA
- a CDS encoding Spy/CpxP family protein refolding chaperone → MKKIVSSLTLASILVSGLYAQQVGGNCDFRKDNQNCPMNQKDGKKMSKHQNGILGMFYELNLTAEQKTKIDEIIKESRKNQEFPCDAFTKDSFDKDKFTKIMKDKREKTQELHADVIDKAYKILDTKQKEQLRTLLDLRKEKMKQRFED, encoded by the coding sequence ATGAAAAAAATCGTATCAAGTTTAACATTGGCATCAATATTAGTGAGTGGTTTGTATGCACAACAAGTTGGAGGAAATTGTGATTTTAGAAAAGATAATCAAAACTGTCCTATGAATCAAAAAGATGGTAAAAAAATGTCGAAACACCAAAATGGTATTTTAGGTATGTTTTATGAGTTAAATTTAACAGCTGAACAAAAAACAAAAATTGATGAAATAATCAAAGAAAGTAGAAAAAATCAGGAGTTTCCTTGTGATGCATTTACAAAAGACAGCTTTGATAAAGATAAGTTTACAAAAATTATGAAAGACAAAAGAGAGAAAACTCAAGAGTTACATGCAGATGTAATAGATAAAGCGTATAAAATTTTAGATACAAAACAAAAAGAGCAGTTAAGAACTCTGCTTGATTTAAGAAAAGAAAAAATGAAACAAAGATTTGAAGACTAA
- a CDS encoding response regulator transcription factor produces the protein MIKIAMIEDDLELAEVLSLYLKQFNIEVTNYEEPFLALSSLKLQKFDLIILDLTLPGMDGLDVCKEIVEKFNIPIIISSARSDITDKVTALKLGADDYLPKPYDPRELEIRIRTILRRFNKSLEKEELNVKKTFVLDEEKKEIKKDGVYLKLTAAEFEILSLFIKREGFIVSREDIFENSDILNSDYESSGSLAVIINRIRHKIEDNPREPNYLHTIRGMGYKFIQ, from the coding sequence TTGATAAAAATTGCAATGATAGAAGATGATTTAGAATTAGCAGAGGTTTTATCCTTGTATCTAAAACAATTTAATATTGAAGTTACAAATTATGAAGAGCCATTTTTGGCTCTTTCTAGTTTAAAATTACAGAAATTTGATTTAATAATTTTAGATTTGACTCTTCCAGGAATGGATGGATTAGATGTTTGTAAAGAGATTGTGGAAAAATTTAATATCCCAATAATTATTTCTAGTGCAAGAAGTGATATAACTGATAAGGTTACAGCTTTGAAATTGGGAGCTGATGACTATTTACCAAAACCTTATGATCCAAGAGAATTAGAGATAAGAATAAGAACAATTTTGCGAAGATTTAATAAATCATTGGAAAAAGAAGAGTTAAATGTGAAAAAAACTTTTGTTTTAGATGAAGAGAAAAAAGAGATTAAAAAAGATGGTGTCTACTTGAAGTTAACAGCTGCAGAGTTTGAAATATTGAGTCTTTTTATAAAAAGAGAAGGATTTATAGTAAGTAGAGAAGATATTTTTGAAAACTCTGATATTCTAAATAGTGATTATGAAAGTAGTGGTTCTTTAGCCGTTATCATAAATAGAATTAGACATAAAATTGAAGATAATCCAAGAGAACCAAATTATCTTCATACAATCAGAGGTATGGGGTATAAATTTATACAATGA
- a CDS encoding cache domain-containing protein — MKLSKFIARFILITAFSSVILAFLVSIIFQYINFKSDLAHLRDELTEQKKREVKNEVNMLHGLIKYKEELLKKTVQNRLKDRVNQAYTLAMNIYELNKKIKTEDEIKYLIANALKNFRFENDDSYFFINSNKGQSILYSEQVTLDKYIDIWDLKDLNGKPIIQIQSKIATEQKEGFSINSFTKPNSQNQTQFLKLSFIKLFEPYDWHIGMGEYLDDLRNKNQEELLSWIGTLENENSNYTFINSIDGLSLVFEGNKLEKPKKHPSPELFIKQLEISKNSEGDFFEYKFKKPNSSEEFEKISFVKQFEEYGWIIGCGVYLDEIEAEIKRKEAIFEENIKNQIASMVVIFILILMIIYFLSIKISDFINNNIKNLIQAFRKASTENKKINTDELTYKEFVLLANNLNKALEDKNIIEKELQDYIRIVNQNVIISSTNKDGLITDISEAFCEISGYKKYELLGKTHKLVRHPDTSIDFYKNMWDTLLQGKEWKGEIKNLTKNGDTYWVYAIITPIIKDDIIKGFTAIRSNITDKKHIEHLSITDELTKLYNRRFFNLKIEEEINRAKREDKSLCLMILDIDYFKQYNDTYGHQKGDFVLQKVAEVLKNSTNRASDFAFRVGGEEFAIVTILKKDKVLNYAKAIKESIYNLKIEHSNSLVSNYITCSIGISCKMAKDIKNSDEIYKEADDNLYEAKNIGRNSIHVNEK, encoded by the coding sequence TTGAAATTATCAAAATTTATCGCAAGATTCATACTTATTACTGCTTTTTCATCGGTTATATTAGCCTTCTTAGTATCTATCATTTTTCAGTATATAAATTTCAAAAGTGATTTGGCTCACTTAAGAGATGAGTTAACTGAGCAGAAAAAAAGAGAAGTAAAAAATGAAGTAAATATGCTTCATGGTTTAATAAAATATAAAGAAGAACTTCTAAAAAAAACTGTTCAAAATAGGCTAAAAGATAGGGTTAATCAAGCTTATACTTTAGCTATGAATATTTATGAATTAAATAAAAAAATAAAAACAGAAGATGAAATAAAATATTTAATTGCCAATGCTTTAAAAAATTTTAGATTTGAAAATGATGATAGCTACTTTTTTATAAATAGTAATAAAGGCCAAAGTATTTTATATTCAGAACAAGTAACACTTGATAAGTATATTGATATTTGGGATTTAAAAGATTTAAATGGCAAACCTATTATACAAATTCAATCAAAAATAGCAACAGAACAAAAAGAGGGATTTTCAATAAATAGTTTTACAAAGCCGAATTCACAAAATCAAACTCAATTTTTAAAATTATCTTTTATAAAACTTTTTGAGCCTTATGATTGGCATATTGGAATGGGTGAATATTTAGATGATTTAAGAAACAAGAATCAAGAAGAACTACTAAGCTGGATAGGAACTTTAGAAAATGAAAATAGTAATTATACTTTTATTAATTCAATAGATGGTCTTTCTTTGGTTTTTGAAGGTAATAAACTAGAAAAACCAAAAAAACATCCTTCTCCTGAACTATTTATCAAACAATTAGAAATTTCAAAAAACAGTGAAGGAGATTTTTTTGAATATAAATTTAAAAAACCAAATAGTAGTGAAGAGTTTGAAAAAATATCATTTGTAAAACAGTTCGAAGAATATGGCTGGATAATTGGATGTGGGGTATATTTAGATGAAATTGAGGCTGAAATAAAAAGAAAAGAAGCAATTTTTGAAGAGAATATAAAAAATCAAATAGCATCAATGGTTGTAATATTTATACTTATTTTAATGATTATCTATTTTTTATCTATAAAAATTTCAGATTTTATTAACAACAACATAAAAAATTTAATCCAAGCTTTTAGAAAAGCATCTACTGAAAATAAAAAAATAAATACAGATGAATTAACATATAAAGAGTTTGTGCTTCTTGCAAATAATTTAAATAAAGCACTTGAAGATAAAAATATTATTGAAAAAGAGCTACAAGATTATATAAGAATAGTTAATCAAAATGTAATTATTTCATCTACAAATAAAGATGGGCTTATAACTGATATAAGTGAAGCTTTCTGTGAAATATCTGGATATAAAAAATATGAACTTCTTGGGAAAACTCATAAATTAGTAAGACATCCTGATACATCGATTGATTTTTATAAAAATATGTGGGATACACTTTTACAAGGTAAAGAATGGAAGGGTGAAATCAAAAATCTTACAAAAAATGGTGATACTTACTGGGTATATGCAATAATTACTCCAATTATAAAAGATGATATAATCAAAGGTTTTACAGCAATTAGGTCAAATATTACTGATAAAAAACATATAGAACATCTTTCAATAACAGATGAATTAACAAAACTTTATAATAGAAGATTTTTCAATTTAAAAATTGAGGAAGAGATAAATAGAGCCAAAAGAGAAGACAAATCTCTTTGTTTAATGATTTTAGATATTGACTATTTCAAACAATATAATGATACTTATGGACATCAAAAAGGTGATTTTGTACTACAAAAAGTAGCTGAAGTATTAAAAAATAGTACAAATAGAGCTAGTGACTTTGCTTTTAGAGTCGGTGGAGAAGAGTTTGCTATTGTTACTATATTAAAAAAAGATAAAGTATTAAACTACGCAAAAGCAATAAAAGAGAGTATTTATAATCTAAAAATAGAACACTCAAATAGCTTGGTTTCAAACTATATAACTTGTTCTATTGGAATAAGCTGCAAAATGGCAAAAGATATAAAAAATAGTGATGAAATTTATAAAGAAGCAGATGACAACCTTTATGAAGCAAAAAATATTGGTAGAAATTCTATACATGTGAATGAAAAATGA
- a CDS encoding BaiN/RdsA family NAD(P)/FAD-dependent oxidoreductase: MGAGASGLMLASNLDRKKYKNICLIDTNSKIGQKIKVSGGAKCNITNEFVSQNNYLGDRDFAKEILNNFSKDDLLKFLNKNGVFPKINPKIVKGTYFCNSSQDVIDMFSLLTTHVKKFLDTKVLDISYKDFFTIITNKTSIEAKKVVVASGGLSYTTLGASSIAFDIAKKFNHTVIRTEPALVGFTVQKEQFWFKELSGLSIPVNIFVENKKIEGNLLFAHKGFSGPAVLSASLYWTKGKIKIDFLPNKNLEKLLIGNKNISTALNLPKRFMIEFLKSIELEDKACSKLTSHELEKLKILKNYEFSPAGNFGFTKAEVTKGGISTDEINHNTFESLNQRDLYFIGECLDLTGELGGFNFQIVFAQAFMCSKNLN; the protein is encoded by the coding sequence ATTGGTGCTGGAGCTAGTGGTTTAATGTTAGCTTCAAATCTAGATAGAAAAAAATATAAAAATATATGTTTAATAGATACAAATAGTAAAATAGGACAGAAGATAAAAGTTTCTGGTGGAGCAAAGTGTAATATTACAAACGAATTTGTAAGCCAAAATAACTATTTGGGTGATAGAGATTTTGCTAAAGAAATTTTAAATAATTTTTCTAAAGATGATCTATTGAAATTCTTAAATAAAAATGGAGTTTTCCCAAAAATAAATCCAAAAATTGTAAAGGGAACATATTTTTGTAACTCTAGTCAAGATGTTATTGATATGTTTTCTTTACTCACAACTCATGTAAAAAAATTTTTAGATACAAAAGTTTTGGATATTTCATATAAAGATTTTTTTACAATAATTACAAATAAAACTTCTATTGAGGCAAAAAAAGTTGTAGTTGCGAGTGGAGGTTTATCTTATACAACTTTAGGAGCTTCTAGTATTGCTTTTGATATTGCAAAAAAATTCAATCATACAGTCATTAGAACAGAGCCTGCACTTGTAGGATTTACGGTTCAAAAAGAACAATTTTGGTTTAAAGAGTTATCTGGTTTATCGATTCCTGTAAATATTTTTGTCGAAAATAAAAAAATAGAGGGAAATTTACTTTTTGCTCACAAAGGATTTAGTGGACCTGCTGTTTTAAGTGCATCTTTATATTGGACAAAGGGAAAAATAAAAATAGATTTTCTTCCTAACAAAAATTTAGAAAAGCTTTTGATTGGAAATAAAAATATTTCAACAGCTTTGAATCTGCCAAAACGTTTTATGATAGAGTTTTTAAAATCAATAGAGCTTGAAGATAAAGCTTGCTCAAAATTAACTTCGCATGAACTTGAAAAGTTAAAGATTTTAAAAAATTATGAGTTTAGTCCAGCAGGAAATTTTGGTTTTACAAAAGCTGAAGTTACAAAGGGTGGAATAAGTACAGATGAAATAAATCATAATACTTTTGAAAGTTTAAATCAAAGAGATTTATATTTTATAGGCGAATGTTTAGACTTAACTGGTGAATTAGGTGGGTTTAATTTTCAAATAGTATTTGCACAAGCTTTTATGTGTTCAAAAAATTTAAATTAA
- a CDS encoding translocation/assembly module TamB domain-containing protein, which translates to MKSLKIIFFTLIFLFLVTFLTLINSTLLTSKIFEYLSYELPIKYTKVEGSLYTGIKIEDLNYDDMIKVENLYVKPSLLSLLVKEIYVYDLKIEKVSFENKFFEFIKQEEVDKNQEKEEDDFGIPFTLFVKNFEASLYDFTYDEQKIDEVIIKSKNIASNLKDFISAEIFTNIKSNIANLEANINIDKNIYKMNSKIDLNEYIKTTFNLEANGNLEKVDFVLKNDNLKIEREKQIFDIKDFKLFGSYDIKSSDLNITDLNAILNYDQILSNIKATAYMQNHDIETLNFNIDLQTSIKKEIYKSLKNDLKITSNLNGNLKEIKFTSNLESNELNIDKNILKIESSIVDGLAKIKDKNLNIFADFSLLTNLGSKKSKIELKLNFDKIEDLSLSVKSIVQNLNYENYNLKSLENITIDSFYKRYSLSVNLNSKIANLSLKSPNLKKFIFDLNINDLNPKQFYDFDKSINISKFRGKIKGEYENNLFFDANLVLNDSFFLDANFVTNKENFKSTIKNSSFLVNMGKIGDFIKINANIKELKDLEKELNKILEIPKLGLEGLVNANLELNSKSLENLNFRFNSPKIKLENEKIENIDIKGELKNKIVYFDKLNFDIDTIYDMKLQKRFSLLNEAFFNIEDFNGNFNFDNIFVKTLKNDENITLSININNLSIGHASYGNGILNSNLNINIDKENKIFVQGDIKTNNLKAIYNIPAMSISKDKDIIIVSKDSSLIKKDYFTENIALELIIFADDIKYNVKNIDLKAKTVLNIKKEFSKGVRLYGSVHDVAGTFTELGKTYKIESSSVYFRGLDPINPILDIKASTKVEDVDIFILISGTLNNPRINLNSNPVMNYKDILSYLIFGTSFSNTTNSAQSKQSQASLFLLNELSKDYAKELGVDSIYFQYDPTTQYIETHVGKNIGEKNKIVLKNKAQSGQLVFMRELTKLWNLELGFEEKTQSIDLIYKKRY; encoded by the coding sequence TTGAAAAGCTTGAAAATTATATTTTTTACACTAATTTTTCTATTTTTAGTAACTTTTCTTACTTTAATAAATTCAACTTTATTAACATCAAAAATATTTGAATATCTAAGCTATGAATTACCAATAAAATATACTAAAGTAGAAGGTTCACTATATACAGGTATAAAAATAGAAGATTTAAACTATGATGATATGATAAAAGTTGAAAACTTATATGTAAAACCAAGTTTATTATCTTTATTAGTAAAAGAGATTTATGTATATGATTTAAAAATAGAAAAAGTAAGTTTCGAAAATAAATTTTTTGAGTTTATAAAGCAAGAGGAAGTAGATAAAAATCAAGAAAAAGAAGAAGATGATTTTGGTATTCCTTTTACTCTTTTTGTGAAAAATTTTGAAGCTAGTTTGTATGATTTTACTTATGATGAGCAAAAGATTGATGAGGTAATAATAAAATCAAAAAATATAGCTTCAAATCTAAAAGATTTTATAAGTGCAGAGATTTTTACAAATATTAAATCAAATATAGCTAATTTAGAAGCAAATATAAATATTGATAAAAATATATATAAGATGAATTCAAAAATAGATTTAAATGAGTATATTAAAACAACTTTTAATCTTGAAGCAAATGGAAATTTGGAAAAAGTAGATTTTGTATTAAAAAATGATAATTTAAAAATAGAAAGAGAGAAACAAATTTTTGATATAAAAGATTTTAAACTTTTTGGCAGTTATGATATAAAAAGTTCAGATTTAAATATCACAGATTTAAATGCCATTTTAAATTATGATCAAATTCTTTCAAATATTAAAGCAACCGCTTATATGCAAAATCATGATATTGAAACTTTGAATTTCAATATAGATTTACAAACTTCTATTAAAAAAGAGATTTATAAATCTTTAAAAAATGATTTGAAAATAACATCAAATTTAAATGGGAATTTAAAAGAGATAAAGTTTACATCAAATCTTGAATCGAATGAACTAAACATAGATAAAAATATTTTAAAAATAGAGAGTTCAATAGTTGATGGTTTAGCAAAAATAAAAGATAAAAATTTAAATATTTTTGCAGACTTCAGTCTACTAACTAATCTAGGAAGTAAAAAATCAAAAATAGAATTAAAATTGAATTTTGACAAAATTGAAGATTTATCTTTAAGTGTAAAATCTATAGTTCAAAACTTAAATTATGAAAATTATAATTTAAAATCTTTAGAAAATATAACTATAGATAGCTTTTATAAAAGATACTCTTTGAGTGTAAATTTAAACTCTAAAATAGCAAATTTATCTCTTAAAAGTCCTAATTTAAAGAAATTTATTTTTGATTTAAATATAAATGATTTAAATCCAAAGCAATTTTATGATTTTGATAAGAGTATAAATATCTCAAAATTTAGAGGAAAAATAAAAGGTGAATATGAAAATAATCTATTTTTTGATGCAAATTTAGTTTTAAATGATTCTTTTTTTCTGGATGCTAATTTTGTAACAAATAAGGAAAATTTTAAATCAACTATAAAAAACAGTTCTTTCTTAGTAAATATGGGAAAAATTGGTGACTTTATAAAAATAAATGCGAATATAAAAGAGTTAAAAGATTTAGAAAAAGAACTGAACAAAATTTTAGAAATACCAAAGTTGGGACTTGAAGGTTTGGTAAATGCTAATTTAGAACTTAATTCAAAATCTTTAGAAAATTTAAATTTCAGATTTAATAGCCCGAAAATAAAATTAGAAAATGAAAAAATTGAAAATATAGATATAAAAGGAGAATTGAAAAATAAAATAGTATATTTTGATAAATTAAATTTTGATATAGATACAATTTATGATATGAAATTACAAAAAAGATTCTCACTTTTAAATGAAGCTTTTTTCAATATAGAAGATTTTAATGGAAATTTTAATTTTGATAATATTTTTGTAAAAACTTTAAAAAATGATGAAAATATTACTCTTTCTATAAATATAAATAATTTATCTATTGGACATGCTTCATATGGAAATGGTATTCTAAATTCAAATTTGAATATAAATATAGACAAAGAGAATAAAATTTTTGTACAAGGTGATATAAAAACAAATAATTTAAAAGCAATTTATAATATCCCAGCTATGAGTATTAGTAAAGATAAAGATATTATTATTGTTTCAAAAGATAGTAGTCTTATTAAAAAAGACTATTTTACAGAAAATATCGCTTTAGAACTTATAATATTTGCTGATGATATAAAATACAATGTAAAGAATATTGATTTAAAAGCAAAAACTGTATTAAATATAAAGAAAGAATTTTCAAAAGGTGTTAGACTTTATGGTTCAGTTCACGATGTAGCTGGAACTTTTACAGAATTAGGTAAAACATATAAAATAGAAAGTTCAAGTGTTTATTTTAGAGGATTGGATCCAATCAATCCAATTTTAGATATCAAAGCTTCAACAAAAGTGGAAGATGTAGATATTTTTATTTTAATTAGTGGTACGCTAAATAATCCTAGAATTAATTTAAATTCAAATCCAGTTATGAATTATAAAGATATTTTATCCTATTTAATTTTTGGAACGAGTTTTTCAAATACTACAAATAGCGCTCAAAGTAAGCAATCACAAGCTTCATTGTTTTTATTAAATGAACTTTCAAAAGATTATGCAAAAGAGCTAGGAGTTGATAGTATATATTTTCAATATGACCCTACAACACAGTATATTGAAACTCATGTTGGAAAGAATATTGGAGAAAAAAATAAAATTGTATTAAAAAATAAAGCTCAAAGTGGACAACTTGTTTTTATGAGAGAACTTACAAAATTATGGAATTTAGAGTTAGGTTTTGAAGAAAAAACACAAAGTATAGATTTGATATATAAAAAGAGATATTAA
- a CDS encoding methyl-accepting chemotaxis protein, translating to MFFGKKELENKVVLLEAEINKLKVELEQKNKDLDNLAKKHSVELEEVSKNSEKSFEVYKQIASVSQEEGLVVFDENNNVFFANSLSKSHLNDFTSILNAVLSGQDRVILNECEASLVVKSFENYKIVSLRKTSIHDNKEGGLLSRHNSNMTKSLSDTQNTYLSLLEELKEMQVESNETATGSTKGLNLINEIVLDTENLYKEIETENIVVESLVSKSKDIAQVINIIQEIAFQTNILSLNAAVEAATAGEAGKGFAVVAQEVRNLASRSADAAKQIKDVVTTIQKETEKIKESSDSVTNVVNETKARIDGLSKLMNNFQRNSNRAVYEVESISNKIFINLAKLDHVIYKNNLYQLIFGGNHNFKPVDHTNCRLGQWYNVGLGKQEFSSVPSYKGLDKYHHTVHHEANILAKECSGSSVSCSKQLIEDKISLVEDASQQVFIYLDKILEEKNELVMKEAANKLFNQKSQGE from the coding sequence ATGTTTTTTGGAAAAAAGGAACTTGAAAACAAAGTTGTGTTGCTTGAAGCAGAAATAAATAAGCTAAAAGTTGAGCTAGAACAGAAGAACAAAGATTTAGATAATCTTGCAAAAAAACATTCAGTAGAGTTAGAAGAAGTTTCTAAAAATTCTGAAAAAAGTTTTGAAGTTTATAAACAAATAGCTTCTGTTTCACAAGAAGAAGGACTTGTTGTTTTTGATGAAAACAATAATGTATTCTTCGCAAATTCTCTATCAAAATCACACCTAAATGATTTTACTTCTATTTTAAATGCAGTTTTAAGTGGTCAAGACAGAGTAATCTTGAATGAATGTGAAGCGAGTTTAGTAGTTAAATCTTTTGAAAATTATAAAATTGTGAGTCTAAGAAAAACTTCAATTCATGACAATAAAGAAGGTGGTCTTTTATCTAGACACAATAGCAACATGACAAAATCTTTAAGTGATACTCAAAATACTTATTTAAGCCTTTTAGAAGAATTAAAAGAGATGCAAGTTGAATCAAATGAAACAGCAACTGGTTCTACAAAAGGATTGAATTTAATTAATGAAATAGTTCTTGATACAGAGAATTTATACAAAGAAATTGAGACAGAAAATATTGTTGTTGAATCTTTAGTTTCAAAAAGTAAAGATATAGCTCAGGTTATAAATATAATCCAAGAAATAGCATTCCAAACAAATATTCTTTCATTAAATGCAGCAGTAGAAGCAGCAACAGCAGGAGAAGCAGGAAAAGGATTTGCAGTTGTTGCGCAAGAGGTAAGAAATCTTGCAAGTAGAAGTGCTGATGCAGCAAAACAGATAAAAGATGTTGTAACAACAATTCAAAAAGAGACTGAAAAAATAAAAGAGAGTTCAGATTCAGTTACAAACGTAGTAAATGAGACAAAAGCAAGAATTGATGGATTAAGTAAGCTTATGAATAATTTCCAAAGAAATTCAAATAGAGCAGTTTATGAAGTTGAAAGTATTTCAAATAAAATATTTATAAATCTTGCAAAACTAGATCACGTTATTTATAAAAATAATTTGTATCAATTAATCTTTGGAGGAAATCATAACTTCAAACCAGTTGATCATACAAATTGTAGATTAGGTCAGTGGTATAATGTTGGGCTAGGAAAACAAGAGTTTAGTTCAGTTCCTTCATATAAAGGGTTAGATAAATATCACCATACAGTACATCATGAAGCAAATATTTTAGCAAAAGAGTGTTCGGGAAGTAGTGTTTCTTGTTCTAAACAATTAATTGAAGATAAAATCTCTTTAGTTGAAGATGCAAGTCAACAAGTGTTTATTTATCTAGATAAAATCCTAGAAGAAAAGAATGAGCTTGTTATGAAAGAAGCTGCTAATAAATTATTTAATCAAAAAAGTCAAGGAGAATAA
- a CDS encoding ArsS family sensor histidine kinase: MNKNSIIFSTTLNFLITFILLVMAFIFLFSHENSMKSEQIFDRYKPIIKMINSKKNHFDEDFNKNLLDMNYKIFDSKEDIENILSTHKKIIFTKANKHGDFFKIFQIDGKYHLLFDRFNKQILIKDLESESFTNSTYIIFVFITLLLVITFLYIKTLKKLLPLKELKDKVINLGDEKFDFDFYTSSSKDEVALLANEFRKSAIKLKNIKESRNIFIRNIMHELKTPITKGKFLLQLEKNEENSEKLKMVFNKLESLINEFATIEELISQNKVLDKKSYFLEDLIDEAKDILMLDESCVFCEYENIKLDVNFKLFSIAIKNLIDNAIKYSSDKKVVIKTNENNILFINSGKKLQGDFKNYLEPFYSKSSKDSFGLGLYIVFNILKANGYNLLYKYEDGKNIFTIQKG, from the coding sequence ATGAATAAAAATTCAATAATTTTTTCTACAACTTTAAACTTTTTAATAACTTTTATTTTATTGGTAATGGCTTTCATTTTCTTGTTTAGTCATGAAAATTCAATGAAGAGTGAACAAATTTTTGATAGATATAAACCAATAATAAAGATGATTAATAGTAAAAAGAATCATTTTGATGAGGATTTTAATAAAAATTTATTAGATATGAATTATAAAATATTTGATTCTAAAGAAGATATAGAAAATATTTTAAGTACTCATAAAAAGATAATTTTTACAAAAGCAAATAAGCATGGAGATTTTTTTAAAATATTCCAGATTGATGGAAAATATCACTTACTTTTTGATAGATTCAATAAACAGATTTTGATAAAAGATTTAGAAAGTGAGAGTTTTACAAATAGTACTTATATTATTTTTGTTTTTATTACTCTTTTACTTGTAATTACTTTTTTGTATATTAAAACACTAAAAAAGCTTTTACCTCTAAAGGAGTTGAAAGATAAAGTTATAAATTTAGGTGATGAAAAATTTGATTTTGATTTTTATACTTCAAGTAGCAAAGATGAAGTTGCTCTTTTAGCAAATGAATTTAGAAAAAGTGCAATAAAACTTAAAAATATTAAAGAGTCTAGAAATATTTTTATACGAAATATAATGCATGAATTAAAAACACCTATAACAAAGGGTAAATTTCTTTTACAACTAGAAAAAAATGAAGAAAACAGTGAAAAACTAAAAATGGTTTTTAATAAGCTTGAATCTTTGATAAATGAATTTGCAACTATAGAAGAGTTAATATCTCAAAATAAAGTTTTGGACAAAAAGAGTTATTTTTTAGAAGATTTAATTGATGAAGCAAAAGATATTTTGATGCTTGATGAAAGTTGTGTTTTTTGTGAATATGAAAATATAAAACTTGATGTAAATTTTAAACTTTTTAGTATAGCAATAAAAAATTTAATTGATAATGCAATAAAATACTCAAGTGATAAAAAAGTAGTTATAAAAACTAATGAAAATAATATTTTATTCATAAATAGTGGGAAAAAACTTCAAGGTGATTTTAAAAATTATCTTGAACCTTTTTATAGTAAGTCTTCAAAAGATTCTTTTGGATTAGGTCTTTATATAGTTTTCAATATTTTAAAAGCAAATGGATATAATTTGCTTTATAAATATGAAGATGGTAAAAATATTTTTACTATACAAAAAGGATAA